A single Cannabis sativa cultivar Pink pepper isolate KNU-18-1 chromosome 7, ASM2916894v1, whole genome shotgun sequence DNA region contains:
- the LOC115696659 gene encoding uncharacterized protein LOC115696659: protein MVTTHRIRPGPILIDPNKAQNSIKGWLEEGITEEENQQHNERVEGNKGKETGQTNIAERVGTRGTRKRVKPRWMQDINSRRMNSKRFILNVKAYWLVEFCIDSNNTHFIIELSLVLSLVSRLDERVDQLQSPLSKSPGGHEQASSGIGSPSGHQPTTTLDSREVNSLLKVLRVKVHRFDGTNVEDWIYKINKFFDLHGVLPEVRLAMVAFHLEGAPSTWFQWMEKGGGFSNWESFIRALRMRFGVSIYDDPLGRISKLVQTGSVSSFQIEFESLMTQIKGVSEQYFLNFFVWGLKNEIRRELLLAKPIDLADAMAKAQLFEDRNDELVGRVRGETGRSNWSPKFMHPPTPVTQKGIGVGSSGSNTSTPTTTKFSMPSAPSLPVKRLSPAEIKEKREKGLCFTCDEKYSFGHKCKNRVLILCTQGDEEEDEDDETGKVLMDSDDSQTEEVSLNSLANSTDPKIFRIQAFHGKEQLEVLIDTGSNNNFIQEALAARLGLTCVETKRFKVYMGNGNSLWCSQLCRGVELLLQGHQFTVDLYILPIWGIDVVLGMQWLQTLGPCIHDHKELTMEFQWQGSNIKLAGTSKSDAPQLSITQLRSMVREGDVTEMFMLAAGRDNHQQAVGEIQEIEATLPELAKGILTEFTDVFAEPTQLPPYRGTDHRICLQPGTQPVKVRPYRYPYFQKDVIEKLVGEMTSYGFVRTSNSPYSSPVLLVKKKDGSWRFCVDYRALNNITIKDRFPIPTIDELLDELGGAQVFSKLDLRAGYHQIRMAPQDIHKTAFRTHEGHYEFTVMPFGLTNAPSTFQATMNRVFKPLLRRCVIVFFDDILVYSRTWEDHCQHLRMVLQILRDHCLFAKANKCKFFQPTIDYLGHLVSAKGVQADPSKISAMLEWPQPRNIKQLRGFLGLTGYYRRFVAHYASIAAPLTELLKKDSFHWTIQANTAFHHLKQTMTETPVLSLPDFSKEFIIEADASSVGKGAVLMQQGHPIAFFSRKLGPKFAGTSAYFRELRAIVEAVTKWRQYLLGRHFTIRTDHKSLKELLTQVIQTPEQQQVLRKLIGFHFSIEYKAGKENSVADALSRQHEGSFSLLAAAVSSACFEF from the exons ATGGTGACTACCCATCGTATTAGGCCAGGCCCAATATTAATTGACCCAAACAAAGCCCAGAACAGCATAAAAGGCTGGTTAGAGGAGGGAATAACCGAAGAGGAGAACCAGCAACATAACGAACGGGTTGAAGGGAACAAAGGGAAAGAAACTGGGCAAACCAACATTGCAGAGAGAGTGGGAACGCGTGGAACTCGCAAGCGCGTGAAGCCTCGATGGATGCAAGA TATAAATAGCAGAAGAATGAATTCCAAAAGGTTTATCCTGAATGTAAAAGCTTATTGGCTTGTGGAGTTTTGTATTGACTCGAACAATACTCATTTTATTATTGAGCTATCACTGGTGCTTTCATTG GTATCTCGCCTGGATGAACGAGTGGACCAATTGCAGTCACCATTATCGAAATCGCCTGGCGGTCACGAACAAGCTAGCAGTGGAATCGGATCTCCGTCGGGGCATCAACCAACAACTACTCTTGATTCTCGAGAGGTCAACTCTCTACTGAAGGTGTTGCGTGTGAAGGTTCATCGCTTCGATGGTACAAATGTGGAAGACTGGATTTATAAAATCAACAAATTCTTCGATTTACACGGGGTCTTACCGGAAGTACGATTGGCCATGGTCGCATTTCACCTTGAGGGAGCTCCTTCGACTTGGTTTCAGTGGATGGAGAAAGGAGGAGGGTTCTCAAATTGGGAATCATTTATACGGGCACTGAGGATGCGTTTCGGAGTCTCTATTTATGATGATCCTTTAGGGAGAATTTCAAAGCTGGTCCAGACCGGGAGCGTCTCATCCTTTCAAATAGAATTTGAGTCACTGATGACTCAAATCAAAGGAGTTTCAGAACAGTATTTTCTGAATTTTTTTGTATGGGGCTTGAAGAATGAAATTCGTAGAGAATTACTATTGGCTAAACCCATTGATTTAGCCGACGCTATGGCGAAGGCACAATTGTTTGAGGATCGTAATGATGAGCTCGTGGGTCGGGTTAGAGGGGAAACCGGACGTTCGAATTGGTCACCTAAGTTTATGCATCCACCAACTCCGGTAACTCAGAAGGGAATAGGTGTGGGTTCCAGCGGCTCCAACACAAGTACACCGACAACTACGAAGTTTTCAATGCCGAGCGCCCCTTCCTTGCCAGTTAAAAGGTTATCACCAGCTGAGATTAAAGAGAAAAGGGAGAAGGGCTTATGCTTTACTTGCGACGAGAAATACAGCTTCGGTCATAAGTGTAAAAACCGAGTGCTAATTCTCTGCACACAGGGAGACGAAGAGGAGGACGAGGATGACGAGACGGGGAAAGTTTTAATGGACAGTGATGATTCTCAAACTGAAGAAGTTAGCCTGAACTCTCTCGCTAACTCAACGGATCCCAAGATATTTCGGATTCAAGCCTTTCATGGCAAGGAGCAGTTGGAGGTATTAATCGATACAGGGAGTAATAATAATTTCATCCAAGAAGCTTTGGCAGCCAGGTTGGGTTTGACTTGTGTGGAAACGAAGAGGTTCAAAGTATATATGGGCAATGGCAATTCCTTATGGTGTTCACAGTTATGCCGAGGGGTTGAGCTACTCTTACAGGGCCATCAGTTCACGGTGGATTTATATATTCTGCCTATTTGGGGAATTGATGTAGTTTTGGGGATGCAATGGCTACAGACACTTGGCCCATGCATTCATGATCACAAGGAGCTTACAATGGAATTTCAATGGCAGGGGTCTAACATAAAACTCGCTGGAACGTCGAAGTCCGATGCTCCTCAATTATCTATTACTCAGCTACGTTCTATGGTACGGGAAGGAGACGTGACTGAAATGTTTATGTTGGCAGCAGGCCGTGACAACCATCAGCAAGCAGTTGGGGAGATACAGGAGATCGAGGCCACCTTACCCGAGTTAGCCAAGGGTATTCTCACAGAATTTACTGATGTTTTTGCAGAGCCCACTCAACTACCACCATATAGGGGTACAGACCACCGCATCTGCTTACAACCAGGTACTCAGCCTGTCAAAGTTAGACCCTATCGTTACCCATATTTTCAGAAGGATGTGATTGAGAAGTTAGTAGGCGAAATGACGAGCTATGGGTTTGTTCGGACAAGTAACAGCCCATATTCTTCACCTGTGTTGTTAGTAAAGAAAAAGGACGGGTCATGGCGTTTTTGTGTGGATTATCGAGCGCTAAATAATATAACCATTAAGGATCGATTTCCTATACCCACTATTGACGAATTGTTGGATGAGTTGGGGGGTGCACAGGTATTTTCCAAATTGGACTTGAGAGCGGGTTATCACCAAATTCGTATGGCTCCGCAAGATATCCATAAAACAGCGTTTCGCACGCATGAAGGTCACTACGAATTCACCGTCATGCCATTTGGACTTACAAATGCGCCATCCACCTTCCAAGCAACCATGAATCGGGTGTTCAAGCCTCTTTTGCGCCGTTGTGTGATAGTTTTCTTCGATGACATTCTGGTCTACAGCCGCACATGGGAGGACCACTGCCAACATTTGAGAATGGTATTACAAATACTGCGTGATCATTGTTTGTTTGCTAAAGCTAAcaaatgtaaattttttcaGCCAACCATTGATTATTTGGGCCATTTAGTGTCGGCTAAAGGGGTGCAGGCAGATCCTTCCAAAATTTCAGCCATGTTGGAATGGCCACAACCACGTAACATCAAACAATTGAGGGGATTTCTGGGGCTTACCGGTTATTACCGCAGATTTGTTGCACATTATGCCTCTATTGCAGCTCCTTTAACGGAATTATTGAAGAAGGATAGTTTTCATTGGACCATTCAAGCAAACACTGCTTTTCATCATCTCAAGCAAACAATGACGGAGACTCCCGTTCTCTCGCTGCCCGATTTTTCCAAAGAGTTCATTATAGAGGCTGATGCCTCAAGTGTGGGAAAAGGGGCTGTACTCATGCAACAAGGTCATCCCATCGCCTTTTTCAGTAGGAAATTGGGACCCAAGTTCGCTGGTACTTCAGCGTATTTTAGGGAACTACGGGCAATTGTAGAAGCTGTTACAAAGTGGAGACAATATTTGTTGGGTAGACATTTCACCATTCGCACGgatcataagagtcttaaaGAGCTCCTTACACAGGTCATTCAAACACCCGAGCAGCAACAAGTCCTTCGGAAACTCATCGGATTTCACTTTTCAATTGAATATAAGGCGGGCAAAGAAAACTCAGTAGCTGATGCTCTTTCTCGGCAACATGAAGGTTCTTTTTCTCTGTTGGCAGCAGCTGTGTCATCAGCTTGTTTCGAATTTTAA